From a region of the Nyctibius grandis isolate bNycGra1 chromosome 12, bNycGra1.pri, whole genome shotgun sequence genome:
- the IRX3 gene encoding iroquois-class homeodomain protein IRX-3 — translation MSFPQLGYQYIRPIYPAERPGSGGSRGGAELAPSGTLSNVLSSMYGAPYAAAAAAQGYGAFLPYAAELPIFPQLGAQYELKESPGVQHAAFPHHHPAFYPYGQYQFGDPSRPKNATRESTSTLKAWLNEHRKNPYPTKGEKIMLAIITKMTLTQVSTWFANARRRLKKENKMTWAPRSRTDEEGNSYGSDHEGEEDKREDEEEIDLENIDTENIESNKDELEDELQDADLLHSDSKTDSEGSEGFEDLPGSEERYLKAAEGEPHHLRHHHHHIHHHHHHKCELPATAPADLEPLKPPLQPPPHHLSPPSSASSSTASSPTDGALAGTLPKPKIWSLAETATSPDNPRKSPGGGSPPAAAPQPLPLPPPPPHRLVSSCPLGKFPNWTNRAFPAHHHHPPPHPLALLNTPHLLGLGAAPAAPPAAAAAFPRPADQAQSAEPAGADRSSALEVEKKLIKTAFQPVQRRPQNQLDAAMVLSALSSS, via the exons ATGTCTTTCCCCCAGCTGGGCTACCAGTACATCAGGCCGATTTACCCGGCGGAGCGCCCGGGGAGCGGCGGCTCCCGCGGCGGCGCCGAGCTGGCCCCGTCCGGGACCCTCTCCAACGTGCTCTCCTCCATGTACGGCGCTCCGtacgccgccgccgccgccgcccagGGCTACGGAGCCTTCCTGCCCTACGCCGCCGAGCTGCCCATCTTCCCCCAGCTG GGCGCCCAGTACGAGCTGAAGGAGAGCCCGGGGGTGCAGCACGCCGCcttcccccaccaccaccccgcCTTCTACCCCTACGGGCAATACCAGTTCGGGGACCCCTCGCGGCCCAAGAACGCCACCCGGGAGAGCACCAGCACCCTCAAGGCCTGGCTCAACGAGCACCGGAAAAACCCCTACCCCACCAAGGGCGAGAAGATCATGCTGGCCATCATCACCAAAATGACCCTCACCCAGGTCTCCACCTGGTTCGCCAACGCTCGGCGGCGGCtcaaaaaggagaacaaaatgaCCTGGGCCCCCCGCAGCAGGACGGACGAGGAGGGCAACTCCTACGGGAGCGACCACGAGGGGGAAGAGGACAAGAGGGAGGACGAGGAGGAGATCGACCTGGAGAACATCGACACCGAGAACATCGAGAGCAACAAGGACGAGCTGGAGGACGAGCTGCAGGACGCCGACCTCCTGCACTCTGACTCCAAGACGGACTCGGAGGGCTCCGAGGGTTTTGAAGACCTGCCCGGCTCTGAGGAGCGCTACCTCAAGGCCGCCGAGGGGGAGCCGCACCACCtccgccaccaccaccaccacatccaccaccaccaccaccacaagtGCGAGCTCCCCGCCACCGCTCCCGCCGACCTGGAGCCCCTCAAGCCGCCCCTTCAACCACCCCCGCACCACCTCTCacccccctcctctgcctcctcctccaccgCCTCCTCCCCGACGGACGGCGCTTTGGCCGGCACCCTGCCGAAGCCCAAGATCTGGTCGCTGGCCGAGACGGCGACCAGCCCGGACAACCCCCGCAAGTCTcccggcggcggctccccgccggcggcagccccccagccgctgccgctgccccccccgccgccccacaGACTcgtctcctcctgccccttggGCAAGTTCCCCAACTGGACCAACCGCGCCTTCCCggcccaccaccaccacccgcCCCCCCACCCGCTGGCCTTACTGAACACTCCCcatctgctggggctgggggccgcccccgccgcccccccggctgccgccgccgccttccCGCGGCCCGCGGACCAGGCGCAGAGCGCGGAGCCCGCCGGAGCAG